A window of the Plasmodium vinckei vinckei genome assembly, chromosome: PVVCY_08 genome harbors these coding sequences:
- a CDS encoding zinc finger protein, putative: MLYKTQLCSFYAKGICARGNKCSWAHGELDVRPMPKFYKTRMCYTFLSGSYCEASKCTFAHTEEELRGSGKALRLCTKYFLDGYCSKADKCPMAHSINQLDPSVKFSSTELMSRVYNNEEIENYKNQMDINSNESKQADEVKGNHEDYNDNMNNGDSEKDNNENNSKNNNGSKNGQRDNSRNTKINKSNRNNEYELRKGLGDNEDDGNKEKDKYNMNRFRNSENMKDLKKSPFNFYRNSERKTYKEYLLDTNQLNGCIGDIDKDEDILYNDLLMNGDYMRRKNSTKENLINNKFESTTSNGYHYNYDGLMDERELSNNKMYKYKNVNNGENIDMFSNNYVNLKNFNITNKTMLLNEYYKNNFSLAEHNTQNGENSKGNNSNNMNGTYEDINNFDRMSILRKMDKQSLLLNMNYDINFNSMKNGYNDNNEINMNDEKNIFVKNNKNGDLINNQFFDININKYDDSKNCSNYFNENGINKKKERGENIDNIENFKNMSIGFNYKNRSRTDRYGNNMANLSLMNKMNESVDVSDLNKVGFDEKNEKNLNEMRQMNMNLESLIYNMNNINLGDGSKSEKESKNRILMQAFMKSSNDNNSLKIQSEKNIQNGNEEIKRNDENKINHESFEYYTNNVDYEFKKIIMDNEFLLDNNNGSNNINKYNEFNEQFIIPKTSNNNNEHIMSNYTVLSSNDLCNSMNAMTNFSNVNSISNLSSACNIEDINKKGNMNGLKTNYYNNYDSYKKNAINNMNTGIIKGNGNMEYENIKASSSSKLNDLKDIRNDEINNFINEGVMDKAYIEKEIISSDEKNGQGGERHDEGYTSLSSNESLTNDYDLKKGNKKMKKNKIINKKGNNIKKDILNEEQEINENLSDESTILLNGKGNDKMSENRMNSHNEMRNNDNILNMSEYKWNMCMLNGNNNNGRNYDYIKNKFGNINENSMKFDDINKFLLGNNNNVSSYDFEKIFSNKKKVGENMNSQVEMDTNNMNDLIDYQNRRNIMNKNKNGYNKNGNLLSMFQNGYNNMNTINIGESNREIKNGNMISGVNNNMNGQVFSYNYFNKNNMNNVKNGCINSKDNDDIINNNNFFSNVENSITSGMLNDSLNGTDQNYYINENKKNDLSQLSKHNYSNYFLDNNENSSSISNLNFYEMAYKTNGGFSNYGHGNNTVNNENNKIDILNTKKNTQSISGDDNNDSLSLNNKNGKNVLNNCTPLTYNFNGLYECLNKNDKVKTTE, encoded by the exons AT gTTATACAAAACTCAGCTTTGCTCTTTTTACGCAAAAGGAATTTGCGCTCGTGGCAACAAATGTAGTTGGGCTCATGGGGAATTAGATGTTAGACCGATGCCAAAATTTTACAAA aCTCGAATGtgttatacatttttatcgGGAAGTTATTGTGAAGCCTCTAAATGTACATTTGCTCATACAGAAGAAGAATTAAGAGGCTCTGGAAAGGCCCTGAGGTTGTgcacaaaatattttttagatg gGTATTGTAGTAAGGCAGATAAATGTCCCATGGCGCATAGCATAAACCAGCTAGACCCATCTGTAAAATTTTCGTCGACAGAACTTATGAGTAGagtttataataatgaagaaattgaaaactataaaaatcaaatgGACATAAATAGTAATGAAAGCAAGCAAGCAGATGAAGTAAAGGGAAATCATGAAgattataatgataatatgaataatggTGATAGTGAAAAggataataatgaaaataattctaaaaataataatgggaGTAAAAATGGACAAAGAGATAATAGTAGGAATACCAAGattaataaaagtaatagaaataatgaatatgagTTGCGTAAAGGTTTAGGAGATAATGAAGATGATggaaataaagaaaaagataaatataatatgaatcGTTTTCGTAATAGTGAAAATATGAAGgacttaaaaaaatctccttttaatttttatcgaAATAGTGAGAGAAAAACATACAAAGAATATTTGCTTGACACAAACCAACTTAATGGTTGTATCGGAGACATAGACAAAG ATGAAGATATTTTGTACAACGACCTTTTGATGAATGGAGATTATATgagaagaaaaaattctacaaaagaaaatttgataaacaataaatttGAGAGCACAACATCAAATGGatatcattataattatgatgGACTAATGGATGAAAGAGAACTGTCTAATAACAAAATGTACAAATATAAGAATGTAAATAATGGAGAGAATATAGATATGTTTagtaataattatgtaaatttaaaaaattttaatataacaaataaaacaatgtTACTAAATGagtattataaaaataatttttcgtTAGCAGAACATAATACACAAAATGGTGAAAATAGTAAGGGAAATAACAGCAATAATATGAATGGGACATATGAggatattaataattttgatagGATGTCTATTTTAAGAAAGATGGATAAACAaagtttattattaaatatgaattatgatataaattttaattcgATGAAAAATGgttataatgataataatgaaattaatatgaatgacgaaaaaaatatttttgtgaaaaataataaaaatggtgaTCTAATTAATAATCAATTTTTTGAcattaatataaacaaatatgatGATTCAAAGAATTgttcaaattattttaatgaaaatgggataaacaaaaaaaaagaaagaggagaaaatattgataatatagagaatttcaaaaatatgtctatcggatttaattataaaaatagatcTAGAACAGACCGATATGGTAATAATATGGCAAATCTTAGTTtaatgaacaaaatgaatgaATCTGTTGATGTTTctgatttaaataaagttggatttgatgaaaaaaatgagaaaaACCTAAATGAAATGCGACAAATGAATATGAATTTAGAAAGtttgatatataatatgaataatataaatttgggTGATGGAAGTAAAAGTGAAAAGGAATCTAAAAACCGAATTTTAATGCAAGCATTTATGAAATCAagtaatgataataatagtcTTAAAATTCAatctgaaaaaaatattcaaaatggaaatgaagaaataaaacgaaatgatgaaaacaaaataaatcatgaatcttttgaatattatacaaataatgttgattatgaatttaaaaaaattattatggataatgaatttttattagacaataataatggaagtaataatattaacaaatataatgaatttaaTGAACAGTTCATAATTCCTAAAACTtcaaacaataataatgagcATATTATGAGTAACTATACAGTATTAAGTTCTAATGATTTATGCAACAGTATGAATGCTATGACAAATTTTAGTAATGTAAACAGTATTAGTAATTTGAGTAGCGCTTGTAATATAGAGGATATTAATAAGAAAGGAAATATGAATGGACTTAagacaaattattataataattatgatagttataaaaaaaatgcaattaataatatgaacactggaataataaaagggAATGGCAATATggaatatgaaaatataaaagcaAGCTCAAGTTCcaaattaaatgatttaaaagatatacgaaatgatgaaataaataattttattaatgaaGGTGTAATGGATAAAGCttatattgaaaaagaaataatttcatctgatgaaaaaaatggacaAGGAGGAGAAAGACATGATGAAGGTTATACTTCACTATCATCGAATGAATCTTTGACTAATGattatgatttaaaaaaaggaaataaaaaaatgaaaaaaaataaaattataaataaaaaaggaaataacataaaaaaagatatactAAATGAAGAAcaagaaataaatgaaaatttatcCGATGAAAGtactatattattaaatggaaaaggaaatgataaaatgaGTGAAAATCGTATGAACAGTCATAACGAAATGAGAAATAATGacaatatattaaacatGTCAGAATATAAATGGAACATGTGCATGCttaatggaaataataataatggtagaaattatgattatataaaaaataagtttggtaatataaatgaaaatagtaTGAAATTTGATgatattaacaaatttttattaggaaataataataatgtttcGAGCTatgattttgaaaaaatattttcaaataaaaaaaaagttggagaaaatatgaacagtCAGGTAGAAATGGACACAAACAACATGAACGATTTAATAGACTATCAAAATAgaagaaatattatgaacaaaaataaaaatggatataatAAGAATGGAAATTTATTAAGCATGTTTCAAAATGGTTATAACAATATGAATACTATTAATATTGGTGAATCAAAtagagaaataaaaaatggcaaTATGATTAGTggtgtaaataataatatgaacgGACAGGTATTTAGctacaattattttaacaaaaataatatgaacaatGTTAAGAATGGCTGTATTAATAGTAAAGACAATGatgatataattaataataataatttttttagcaATGTAGAAAATAGTATAACAAGCGGTATGTTAAATGACTCATTAAATGGTACtgatcaaaattattatataaatgaaaataaaaaaaatgatttatcTCAGCTTTCTAAACATAATTATTCtaactattttttagacaataatgaaaatagttCAAGTATATcgaatttaaatttttatgaaatggCATATAAGACTAATGGTGGTTTTTCAAACTATGGACATGGCAATAATACCGtgaataatgaaaataataaaatcgatatattaaatacaaaaaaaaatactcaATCTATTAGCGgtgatgataataatgatagtttatctttaaataataagaatggaaaaaatgttttaaataattgtaCACCCCTTACTTACAATTTCAATGGATTATATGAATGTCTCaacaaaaatgataaagtAAAAACAACCGAATAG
- a CDS encoding fumarate hydratase, putative → MVAYQKVRRFKKIPPLFSYTICTNKYMGIHGKNQISNINKINKLNINTLNNFLDTFEFEEKGNDGIEYKRLDELSKYIEVIKLDNNKINKDSKYYDINYENENEFFDENGNLKIKNDCEKKSNKNVMKEYLHIPPFVLTKLCEYALKEILFFLSKKHLKQLQNILMDKESSENDKFVAMTLIKNAIISSHQHLPGCQDTGTAIILGKKDEEVLTTYEHKYLTLGVYNAYKKNNFRYSQLSPINMFDEVNTKNNLPCQIEIYSNIKKNGNLNEQIKKNPKYELIFIAKGGGSANKTFLFQQTKSILNEDKLYEFLLDKIKEIGTSACPPYHLAIVIGGLSPEMNLKTVKLASCRYLDNLPTEGNIYGKAFRDIKSEKIILDKSQSLGIGAQFGGKYFVHDVRVIRLPRHSASCPIGIGVSCSADRQIKCIINKDGVFVEKLEHEPIKYLPEVTYDNLKNGINKKSSDPNIIYENNREHSNGVAVDLNQPMENILKLISNYPVSTLLILTGKLIVARDTAHKRIVDNFINKNIPIPEYFKKHPIYYAGPAKTPDNYASGSFGPTTAGRMDAYAEVLMKNNASLISLAKGNRSLAVRNACKKYNGFYLGSIGGPGAILAKNNILNVQVIDFPELGMEAVHLIDVVDFPAFIIIDNKGNDFYNKWIPS, encoded by the coding sequence ATGGTAGCCTATCAAAAGGTTAGGAGGTTTAAGAAGATTCCTCCACTGTTTTCATATACAATATGTACTAACAAATATATGGGGATCCATGGAAAAAACCAGATtagtaatataaataaaataaataaattaaatataaatactttGAACAACTTCTTAGACACTTTTGAGTTTGAAGAGAAAGGAAATGATGGTATAGAATATAAACGTCTTGATGAGctaagtaaatatattgaagTGATAAAATTGgataacaataaaataaataaggatagtaaatattatgatataaattatgaaaatgaaaatgaattttttgatgaaaatggaaatttgaaaataaaaaatgattgtgaaaaaaaaagtaataaaaatgttatgaaagaatatttacatattccaccatttgttttaacaaaattatgtgaatatgcattaaaagaaatattattttttttaagtaaaaaacatttaaaacaattacaaaatatattaatggaTAAAGAATCAagtgaaaatgataaatttgTTGCTATGactttaattaaaaatgctATAATAAGTTCTCATCAACATTTGCCAGGTTGTCAAGACACAGGAACTGCAATTATTTTAGGGAAAAAAGATGAAGAAGTTTTAACAACATATGAGCATAAATATCTTACCCTAGGTGTATATAAtgcttataaaaaaaataattttcgaTATAGCCAATTATCACCTATTAATATGTTTGATGAAGTAAatactaaaaataatttaccaTGTCaaattgaaatatatagtaatataaaaaagaatggaaatttaaatgaacaaattaaaaaaaatccaaaatatgaattaatttttattgcaAAAGGAGGAGGAAGTGCaaataaaacttttttatttcaacaaacaaaaagtattttaaatgaagataaattatatgaatttttgttagacaaaataaaagaaataggTACATCAGCATGTCCACCATATCATTTGGCTATCGTTATTGGGGGATTATCACCTGaaatgaatttaaaaactGTTAAGTTAGCATCTTGTAGATATTTAGATAATTTACCAACAGaaggaaatatatatggtaAAGCTTTTAGAGatataaaaagtgaaaaaataattttagatAAATCCCAAAGTTTAGGTATAGGTGCACAATTTGGAGggaaatattttgttcatgATGTTCGAGTTATAAGACTTCCAAGGCATTCTGCATCTTGTCCAATTGGTATTGGGGTATCTTGTTCAGCCGATagacaaataaaatgtataataaataaagatggAGTATTTGTTGAAAAGTTAGAACATGAACCGATCAAATACCTTCCTGAAGTAACatatgataatttaaaaaatggaataaacaaaaagtCAAGCGAtccaaatattatttatgagAATAATAGAGAACATAGTAACGGAGTAGCAGTAGATTTGAATCAACCtatggaaaatatattaaaactaATTTCAAATTACCCTGTTTCAactttattaatattaacagGTAAATTAATAGTAGCTAGGGATACTGCACATAAAAGAATTgttgataattttattaataaaaatataccaaTACctgaatattttaaaaaacatcCTATATATTATGCTGGCCCAGCAAAGACTCCAGATAATTATGCCAGTGGATCTTTTGGCCCAACAACTGCTGGACGAATGGATGCTTATGCAGAAGTacttatgaaaaataatgcatCTTTAATTTCATTGGCTAAAGGAAATAGATCTTTAGCTGTTCGAAATgcatgtaaaaaatataatggtTTTTATTTAGGTAGTATTGGAGGACCAGGAGCAATACtagcaaaaaataatattcttaATGTTCAGGTTATTGATTTTCCTGAACTTGGTATGGAAGCAGTACATTTAATTGATGTTGTCGATTTTCCAGCTTTCATTATAATCGACAATAAAGGAAATgacttttataataaatggaTACCATCTTAG
- a CDS encoding dynein light chain, putative, whose protein sequence is MNETDKFKDEFDIELMEEIGKETISQFLEKMYYNEEKTKIWVSQILDTTLKELSKLNKPFKYVATCTLMEKNGSPLTASNICLWDENSDGMCSVQMGNETLDCILCIYAIRT, encoded by the exons ATGAATGAAACAGATAAATTTAAG GATGAATTTGATATTGAACTGATGGAGGAAATAGGAAAAGAA acCATATCTCAATTTCTTGAgaaaatgtattataatgaagaaaaaacaaaaatttgGGTGTCGCAAATTTTAGACACTACTTTAAAAGAGTTATCGAAATTGAACAAGccatttaaatatgttg cCACTTGCACATTAATGGAGAAAAATGGGTCTCCCCTAACAGCTTCAAACATTTGCCTTTGGGATGAAAATTCAGATG GCATGTGCAGTGTTCAAATGGGGAATGAAACCTTAGATTGTATTCTTTGCATATATGCCATAAGAACGtga